The Mauremys reevesii isolate NIE-2019 linkage group 1, ASM1616193v1, whole genome shotgun sequence genome has a segment encoding these proteins:
- the LOC120399960 gene encoding olfactory receptor 52R1-like gives MSDSNKTNFTNPSTFILLGIPGLEPAHVLIAIPFCAMYAITVLGNFIILFIMKTEPSLHRPMYYFLSMLAITDLVLSTSTVPKMLSKFWFNSREIDFSACFTQMYFIHSFFVMESGILVAMAFDRYVAICHPLRHSRILKTPLVAKIGLAVVLHGIMVVLPYPFLARQSPYCRINIIPHLYCEYIAVVKLACGDTRVSSYYGLFVVLCVKGLDMIFISVSYTQIFWAIFRLPAKDARLKALETCSSHLCAILSFLFSSLTHRFGHSVPLHFHVLIANMYLLVPPMLNPIIYRVRTKQIRDRLLRLFSHKGM, from the coding sequence atgtcagattccaacaaaaCCAACTTCACCAACCcgtccaccttcatcctgctgggcattcctggcctggaacCAGCCCATGTCTTGATTGCCATTCCATTCTGTGCCATGTACGCCATAACCGTCTTGGGGAACTTCATCATCCTGTTCATCATGAAAACGGAACCAAGTCTCCAtaggcccatgtactatttcctctccatgctggccatcaccgacctggtcctgtccacgtccactgtgcccaaaatgctgagtaagttctggttcaattccagggagatcgatttcagtgcctgcttcacccagatgtacttcattcactccTTCTTCgtgatggagtctgggatcctcgtagccatggcttttgatcgctacgtggccatctgccatcccctgagacattccagaATCCTGAAAACCCCTCTGGTGGCCAAGATTGGCCTGGCTGTGGTGCTGCATGGCATCATGGTTGTAttgccctatcccttcctggcgaGGCAATCGCCATATTGCAGAAtcaacatcatcccccacttgTACTGCGAGTACATagccgtggtgaagctggcctgtggtGACACCCGCgtcagtagttactatggcctcTTTGTGGTACTCTGTGTGAAGGGTCTGGATATGATTTTTATCTCtgtgtcctatacccagatcTTCTGGGCCATCTTCAGGCTCCCcgcaaaggacgcccggctcaaggcTTTGgagacctgcagctcccacctctgtgccatcTTAAGCTTTCTCTTCTCCTCACTCACACACCGGTTTGGCCACAgtgtgcccctgcatttccatgTTCTCATTGCCAACATGTacctcctggtgccccccatgctaaaccccatcatctatagggtgaggaccaaacagatccgggacaggctgctccggctctttaGTCATAAAGGGATG